Proteins encoded by one window of Ictidomys tridecemlineatus isolate mIctTri1 chromosome 7, mIctTri1.hap1, whole genome shotgun sequence:
- the Fzd7 gene encoding frizzled-7 isoform X2, translating to MRGPGATASRLPLGLCALVLALLGALPAGTGAQPYHGEKGISVPDHGFCQPISIPLCTDIAYNQTILPNLLGHTNQEDAGLEVHQFYPLVKVQCSPELRFFLCSMYAPVCTVLDQAIPPCRSLCERARQGCEALMNKFGFQWPERLRCENFPVHGAGEICVGQNTSDGSGGPGGGATAYPTAPYLLEPPFTAAPPGAADGRSRSAFPFSCPRQLKVPPYLGYRFLGERDCGAPCEPGRANGLMYFKEEERRFARLWVGVWSVLCCASTLFTVLTYLVDMRRFSYPERPIIFLSGCYFMVAVAHVAGFLLEDRAVCVERFSDDGYRTVAQGTKKEGCTILFMVLYFFGMASSIWWVILSLTWFLAAGMKWGHEAIEANSQYFHLAAWAVPAVKTITILAMGQVDGDLLSGVCYVGLSSVDALRGFVLAPLFVYLFIGTSFLLAGFVSLFRIRTIMKHDGTKTEKLEKLMVRIGVFSVLYTVPATIVLACYFYEQAFREHWERTWLLQTCKSYAVPCPPGHFPPMSPDFTVFMIKYLMTMIVGITTGFWIWSGKTLQSWRRFYHRLSHSSKGETAKTEGLWPEPPQWKTSSFLHPAHMLT from the coding sequence ATGCGGGGGCCTGGCGCAACAGCGTCGCGCTTGCCCCTGGGCCTGTGCGCCCTGGTGCTGGCGCTGCTGGGCGCGCTGCCCGCGGGCACCGGGGCGCAGCCATACCACGGCGAAAAGGGCATCTCGGTGCCTGATCACGGCTTCTGCCAGCCCATCTCCATCCCGCTGTGCACGGACATCGCCTACAACCAGACCATCCTGCCCAACCTGCTGGGCCACACGAACCAAGAGGACGCGGGCCTCGAGGTGCACCAGTTCTACCCGCTGGTGAAGGTACAATGTTCTCCCGAGCTGCGCTTCTTCCTGTGCTCCATGTACGCGCCAGTGTGCACCGTGCTGGATCAGGCTATCCCTCCGTGTCGCTCCTTGTGTGAGCGCGCCCGCCAAGGCTGCGAGGCGCTCATGAACAAGTTCGGCTTCCAGTGGCCAGAGCGGCTGCGTTGCGAGAACTTCCCCGTGCACGGTGCTGGCGAGATCTGCGTGGGTCAGAACACGTCTGACGGCTCCGGGGGCCCGGGCGGTGGTGCCACAGCCTATCCTACCGCGCCCTACCTGCTGGAACCGCCCTTCACTGCGGCGCCCCCGGGGGCCGCAGATGGCAGAAGCCGCTCCGCCTTCCCCTTCTCGTGTCCCCGCCAGCTCAAGGTGCCCCCCTACCTGGGCTATCGCTTCCTGGGTGAGCGCGACTGCGGCGCCCCGTGCGAGCCGGGCCGCGCTAATGGCCTTATGTACTTTAAGGAGGAGGAGAGGCGCTTTGCTCGCCTCTGGGTGGGCGTGTGGTCGGTGCTGTGCTGCGCCTCGACGCTCTTCACCGTACTCACCTACCTAGTGGACATGCGGCGCTTCAGCTACCCAGAGCGGCCCATCATCTTCCTGTCGGGCTGCTACTTCATGGTGGCCGTCGCGCACGTGGCGGGCTTCCTCCTGGAGGATCGCGCCGTGTGTGTGGAGCGCTTCTCCGACGACGGCTACCGCACGGTGGCGCAGGGCACTAAGAAGGAGGGCTGCACCATCCTCTTCATGGTGCTCTACTTCTTTGGCATGGCCAGCTCCATCTGGTGGGTCATTCTGTCGCTCACTTGGTTCCTGGCGGCGGGTATGAAGTGGGGCCATGAGGCCATTGAGGCCAACTCACAGTATTTCCATCTGGCCGCGTGGGCTGTGCCAGCGGTCAAGACCATCACCATCCTGGCCATGGGCCAGGTGGATGGGGACCTGCTCAGCGGGGTGTGCTACGTGGGCCTGTCAAGCGTGGACGCCCTTCGGGGCTTTGTGCTGGCGCCTCTGTTCGTCTACCTCTTCATCGGCACGTCCTTCCTGCTGGCGGGCTTCGTGTCTCTCTTTAGAATTCGCACCATCATGAAGCACGACGGCACCAAGACAGAGAAGCTGGAGAAGCTCATGGTGCGCATCGGCGTCTTTAGTGTGCTCTACACCGTGCCAGCCACCATCGTGCTGGCCTGCTACTTCTATGAGCAGGCCTTCCGGGAGCACTGGGAGCGCACCTGGCTCCTGCAGACGTGCAAGAGCTACGCTGTGCCCTGCCCGCCAGGCCACTTCCCGCCCATGAGCCCCGATTTCACCGTCTTCATGATCAAATATCTGATGACCATGATCGTGGGCATCACCACCGGCTTCTGGATCTGGTCGGGCAAGACCCTGCAGTCGTGGCGCCGCTTCTACCACAGACTCAGCCACAGCAGCAAAGGGGAGACTGCG
- the Fzd7 gene encoding frizzled-7 isoform X1, whose amino-acid sequence MRGPGATASRLPLGLCALVLALLGALPAGTGAQPYHGEKGISVPDHGFCQPISIPLCTDIAYNQTILPNLLGHTNQEDAGLEVHQFYPLVKVQCSPELRFFLCSMYAPVCTVLDQAIPPCRSLCERARQGCEALMNKFGFQWPERLRCENFPVHGAGEICVGQNTSDGSGGPGGGATAYPTAPYLLEPPFTAAPPGAADGRSRSAFPFSCPRQLKVPPYLGYRFLGERDCGAPCEPGRANGLMYFKEEERRFARLWVGVWSVLCCASTLFTVLTYLVDMRRFSYPERPIIFLSGCYFMVAVAHVAGFLLEDRAVCVERFSDDGYRTVAQGTKKEGCTILFMVLYFFGMASSIWWVILSLTWFLAAGMKWGHEAIEANSQYFHLAAWAVPAVKTITILAMGQVDGDLLSGVCYVGLSSVDALRGFVLAPLFVYLFIGTSFLLAGFVSLFRIRTIMKHDGTKTEKLEKLMVRIGVFSVLYTVPATIVLACYFYEQAFREHWERTWLLQTCKSYAVPCPPGHFPPMSPDFTVFMIKYLMTMIVGITTGFWIWSGKTLQSWRRFYHRLSHSSKGETAMVSGGPTTRHVLCWPCVLHNGCWDLLSCVSARVGYMHPPFLRGIMHPPFLRGR is encoded by the exons ATGCGGGGGCCTGGCGCAACAGCGTCGCGCTTGCCCCTGGGCCTGTGCGCCCTGGTGCTGGCGCTGCTGGGCGCGCTGCCCGCGGGCACCGGGGCGCAGCCATACCACGGCGAAAAGGGCATCTCGGTGCCTGATCACGGCTTCTGCCAGCCCATCTCCATCCCGCTGTGCACGGACATCGCCTACAACCAGACCATCCTGCCCAACCTGCTGGGCCACACGAACCAAGAGGACGCGGGCCTCGAGGTGCACCAGTTCTACCCGCTGGTGAAGGTACAATGTTCTCCCGAGCTGCGCTTCTTCCTGTGCTCCATGTACGCGCCAGTGTGCACCGTGCTGGATCAGGCTATCCCTCCGTGTCGCTCCTTGTGTGAGCGCGCCCGCCAAGGCTGCGAGGCGCTCATGAACAAGTTCGGCTTCCAGTGGCCAGAGCGGCTGCGTTGCGAGAACTTCCCCGTGCACGGTGCTGGCGAGATCTGCGTGGGTCAGAACACGTCTGACGGCTCCGGGGGCCCGGGCGGTGGTGCCACAGCCTATCCTACCGCGCCCTACCTGCTGGAACCGCCCTTCACTGCGGCGCCCCCGGGGGCCGCAGATGGCAGAAGCCGCTCCGCCTTCCCCTTCTCGTGTCCCCGCCAGCTCAAGGTGCCCCCCTACCTGGGCTATCGCTTCCTGGGTGAGCGCGACTGCGGCGCCCCGTGCGAGCCGGGCCGCGCTAATGGCCTTATGTACTTTAAGGAGGAGGAGAGGCGCTTTGCTCGCCTCTGGGTGGGCGTGTGGTCGGTGCTGTGCTGCGCCTCGACGCTCTTCACCGTACTCACCTACCTAGTGGACATGCGGCGCTTCAGCTACCCAGAGCGGCCCATCATCTTCCTGTCGGGCTGCTACTTCATGGTGGCCGTCGCGCACGTGGCGGGCTTCCTCCTGGAGGATCGCGCCGTGTGTGTGGAGCGCTTCTCCGACGACGGCTACCGCACGGTGGCGCAGGGCACTAAGAAGGAGGGCTGCACCATCCTCTTCATGGTGCTCTACTTCTTTGGCATGGCCAGCTCCATCTGGTGGGTCATTCTGTCGCTCACTTGGTTCCTGGCGGCGGGTATGAAGTGGGGCCATGAGGCCATTGAGGCCAACTCACAGTATTTCCATCTGGCCGCGTGGGCTGTGCCAGCGGTCAAGACCATCACCATCCTGGCCATGGGCCAGGTGGATGGGGACCTGCTCAGCGGGGTGTGCTACGTGGGCCTGTCAAGCGTGGACGCCCTTCGGGGCTTTGTGCTGGCGCCTCTGTTCGTCTACCTCTTCATCGGCACGTCCTTCCTGCTGGCGGGCTTCGTGTCTCTCTTTAGAATTCGCACCATCATGAAGCACGACGGCACCAAGACAGAGAAGCTGGAGAAGCTCATGGTGCGCATCGGCGTCTTTAGTGTGCTCTACACCGTGCCAGCCACCATCGTGCTGGCCTGCTACTTCTATGAGCAGGCCTTCCGGGAGCACTGGGAGCGCACCTGGCTCCTGCAGACGTGCAAGAGCTACGCTGTGCCCTGCCCGCCAGGCCACTTCCCGCCCATGAGCCCCGATTTCACCGTCTTCATGATCAAATATCTGATGACCATGATCGTGGGCATCACCACCGGCTTCTGGATCTGGTCGGGCAAGACCCTGCAGTCGTGGCGCCGCTTCTACCACAGACTCAGCCACAGCAGCAAAGGGGAGACTGCG ATGGTTTCTGGAGGACCTACCACGCGTCACGTGCTATGCTGGCCCTGTGTTTTGCACAATGGCTGCTGGGACTTGTTATCCTGTGTCTCAGCCAGAGTGGGTTATATGCACCCTCCTTTCCTCAGAGGAATAATGCACCCTCCTTTCCTCAGAGGCAGATAG
- the Fzd7 gene encoding frizzled-7 isoform X3 has protein sequence MRGPGATASRLPLGLCALVLALLGALPAGTGAQPYHGEKGISVPDHGFCQPISIPLCTDIAYNQTILPNLLGHTNQEDAGLEVHQFYPLVKVQCSPELRFFLCSMYAPVCTVLDQAIPPCRSLCERARQGCEALMNKFGFQWPERLRCENFPVHGAGEICVGQNTSDGSGGPGGGATAYPTAPYLLEPPFTAAPPGAADGRSRSAFPFSCPRQLKVPPYLGYRFLGERDCGAPCEPGRANGLMYFKEEERRFARLWVGVWSVLCCASTLFTVLTYLVDMRRFSYPERPIIFLSGCYFMVAVAHVAGFLLEDRAVCVERFSDDGYRTVAQGTKKEGCTILFMVLYFFGMASSIWWVILSLTWFLAAGMKWGHEAIEANSQYFHLAAWAVPAVKTITILAMGQVDGDLLSGVCYVGLSSVDALRGFVLAPLFVYLFIGTSFLLAGFVSLFRIRTIMKHDGTKTEKLEKLMVRIGVFSVLYTVPATIVLACYFYEQAFREHWERTWLLQTCKSYAVPCPPGHFPPMSPDFTVFMIKYLMTMIVGITTGFWIWSGKTLQSWRRFYHRLSHSSKGETARNGI, from the exons ATGCGGGGGCCTGGCGCAACAGCGTCGCGCTTGCCCCTGGGCCTGTGCGCCCTGGTGCTGGCGCTGCTGGGCGCGCTGCCCGCGGGCACCGGGGCGCAGCCATACCACGGCGAAAAGGGCATCTCGGTGCCTGATCACGGCTTCTGCCAGCCCATCTCCATCCCGCTGTGCACGGACATCGCCTACAACCAGACCATCCTGCCCAACCTGCTGGGCCACACGAACCAAGAGGACGCGGGCCTCGAGGTGCACCAGTTCTACCCGCTGGTGAAGGTACAATGTTCTCCCGAGCTGCGCTTCTTCCTGTGCTCCATGTACGCGCCAGTGTGCACCGTGCTGGATCAGGCTATCCCTCCGTGTCGCTCCTTGTGTGAGCGCGCCCGCCAAGGCTGCGAGGCGCTCATGAACAAGTTCGGCTTCCAGTGGCCAGAGCGGCTGCGTTGCGAGAACTTCCCCGTGCACGGTGCTGGCGAGATCTGCGTGGGTCAGAACACGTCTGACGGCTCCGGGGGCCCGGGCGGTGGTGCCACAGCCTATCCTACCGCGCCCTACCTGCTGGAACCGCCCTTCACTGCGGCGCCCCCGGGGGCCGCAGATGGCAGAAGCCGCTCCGCCTTCCCCTTCTCGTGTCCCCGCCAGCTCAAGGTGCCCCCCTACCTGGGCTATCGCTTCCTGGGTGAGCGCGACTGCGGCGCCCCGTGCGAGCCGGGCCGCGCTAATGGCCTTATGTACTTTAAGGAGGAGGAGAGGCGCTTTGCTCGCCTCTGGGTGGGCGTGTGGTCGGTGCTGTGCTGCGCCTCGACGCTCTTCACCGTACTCACCTACCTAGTGGACATGCGGCGCTTCAGCTACCCAGAGCGGCCCATCATCTTCCTGTCGGGCTGCTACTTCATGGTGGCCGTCGCGCACGTGGCGGGCTTCCTCCTGGAGGATCGCGCCGTGTGTGTGGAGCGCTTCTCCGACGACGGCTACCGCACGGTGGCGCAGGGCACTAAGAAGGAGGGCTGCACCATCCTCTTCATGGTGCTCTACTTCTTTGGCATGGCCAGCTCCATCTGGTGGGTCATTCTGTCGCTCACTTGGTTCCTGGCGGCGGGTATGAAGTGGGGCCATGAGGCCATTGAGGCCAACTCACAGTATTTCCATCTGGCCGCGTGGGCTGTGCCAGCGGTCAAGACCATCACCATCCTGGCCATGGGCCAGGTGGATGGGGACCTGCTCAGCGGGGTGTGCTACGTGGGCCTGTCAAGCGTGGACGCCCTTCGGGGCTTTGTGCTGGCGCCTCTGTTCGTCTACCTCTTCATCGGCACGTCCTTCCTGCTGGCGGGCTTCGTGTCTCTCTTTAGAATTCGCACCATCATGAAGCACGACGGCACCAAGACAGAGAAGCTGGAGAAGCTCATGGTGCGCATCGGCGTCTTTAGTGTGCTCTACACCGTGCCAGCCACCATCGTGCTGGCCTGCTACTTCTATGAGCAGGCCTTCCGGGAGCACTGGGAGCGCACCTGGCTCCTGCAGACGTGCAAGAGCTACGCTGTGCCCTGCCCGCCAGGCCACTTCCCGCCCATGAGCCCCGATTTCACCGTCTTCATGATCAAATATCTGATGACCATGATCGTGGGCATCACCACCGGCTTCTGGATCTGGTCGGGCAAGACCCTGCAGTCGTGGCGCCGCTTCTACCACAGACTCAGCCACAGCAGCAAAGGGGAGACTGCG AGAAATGGTATTTAA